The genomic region TGTTGAAAACAGCTCTTTGGGTAAGCGGCGTGGCTTTCCTTTTTCATTAATGACAGCAATTTCAACTTTTGCTGTCACCAACATCTTCTCTTCATGGAGGATATATTGTTCCATAACAAAACGTGCTCCTTGGATACGATTAACGCGTGTTCTAATTGTTAAAAGATGATCGATTTGTGCTGGTCGTGAAAAATTGATATCCATATGACGAACAACAAAAAACAATTTTTCGCCCTCAACACCTGAAGCTAACATTCTATTATTAAAACCTGTATCACGTAAAAACTCTGAACGTCCACGTTCAAAAAACTCCAGATAGCGCGCATGATACACCACACCAGAAAAATCTGTATCAGCAACATAAACACGTACCTGAAAATCATGAAAACCATTTGTATGATTACATTTAAAAGATTTTGTTCCTATCATCTGCCCCATCCTATAAAATTGTGAGTTATTGGGTTATATTATCTATCGGGCAGTTGAATGCGCCTTTGTGGTAAAATAGTGGAAGTGGGAGCACAAAATCCTCACTGCTCTAAATTTTTTTTGCAAATATTGCTCACAAAGATCCCCCCCATTACAGATATAAAGCCACCCACTATGATATAAAACTATTTTATGGATTGTGTAAAAAAGAAAATGCCTTAATCTTCTTCATCCCATAAAGTTGCCTGAAATGTTGAATTATCCTTTGTATCGAGCAATTGTGTGCGCCTTTGTGGTGGAACCTGAGAGGGAGGAGCAACAAGTCCTAGGTGGCTCCAAGCTTTTTCTGTCAGCATTCGCCCACGGGCAGTGCGTTGAATAAAGCCTTGCTGGAGAAGATAGGGTTCAACAATATCTTCAAGAGCATCACGTGGCTCTGAGAGAGCAGCAGCGATAGTTTCAATACCCACCGGCCCCCCTAAAAAAGTTTCGGCAATCGATAGCAAATAGCGACGATCAAGTGGATCAAGCCCAAGATGGTCCACTTCAAGGCGCGAAAGTGCTTCATCGGCAACTTTGCGGTCAATTTTTTCTGCCCGTCTCACCAGTGCAAAATCGCAAACCCGCCGTAAAAGCCGTCCGGCAATTCGTGGAGTCCCGCGTGCACGGCGTGCAATTTCATGGGCACCATCATCACTAATCTGTACGGCAAAAAGCCGCGCATTGCGTTGAACGATATATTCCAATTCCTCTATGGTATAAAAATTAAGGCGGATTGGAATACCAAAACGGTCCCGCAATGGTGTAGTCAACAGCCCCAAACGTGTGGTTGCAGCTACCAAAGTAAATTTAGCAAGATCAATTTTCACCGAGCGCGCGGCAGGTCCCTCACCAATAATGAGATCCAGTTGATAATCCTCCATAGCTGGATAAAGAATTTCTTCAATTGCCGGATTTAAGCGGTGAATTTCATCAATAAAAAGCACATCACGTTCTTCAAGATTGGTCAAGAGAGCAGCTAAATCTCCTGCTTTAGCAATAACTGGCCCTGAGGTAGAGCGAAAATTAACCCCTAATTCTTTGGCCATAATTTGTGAGAGCGTTGTTTTGCCAAGCCCTGGTGGTCCAACAAACAAAACATGATCAAGTGCTTCTTGGCGTGCTTTGGCTGCTTCAATAAATATTTTTAAATTTGCCCGTGCAGCTTCTTGCCCAATAAAGTCATCGAGCACTTGTGGTCTCAAAGAACGATCTGGATCGTTAGGAAGGGGAATA from Bartonella birtlesii IBS 325 harbors:
- the ybgC gene encoding tol-pal system-associated acyl-CoA thioesterase, with the protein product MIGTKSFKCNHTNGFHDFQVRVYVADTDFSGVVYHARYLEFFERGRSEFLRDTGFNNRMLASGVEGEKLFFVVRHMDINFSRPAQIDHLLTIRTRVNRIQGARFVMEQYILHEEKMLVTAKVEIAVINEKGKPRRLPKELFSTIML
- the ruvB gene encoding Holliday junction branch migration DNA helicase RuvB, which produces MHKDEDQRLLGAIPLPNDPDRSLRPQVLDDFIGQEAARANLKIFIEAAKARQEALDHVLFVGPPGLGKTTLSQIMAKELGVNFRSTSGPVIAKAGDLAALLTNLEERDVLFIDEIHRLNPAIEEILYPAMEDYQLDLIIGEGPAARSVKIDLAKFTLVAATTRLGLLTTPLRDRFGIPIRLNFYTIEELEYIVQRNARLFAVQISDDGAHEIARRARGTPRIAGRLLRRVCDFALVRRAEKIDRKVADEALSRLEVDHLGLDPLDRRYLLSIAETFLGGPVGIETIAAALSEPRDALEDIVEPYLLQQGFIQRTARGRMLTEKAWSHLGLVAPPSQVPPQRRTQLLDTKDNSTFQATLWDEED